Part of the Streptomyces sp. f51 genome is shown below.
GCCTCCAGCAGGGCCCCGACCTCGCGCCCGACGTTCACGTGCAGGTTGTCGAGGAAGGGCAGCAGCATCCTGCGGCCGTCCCGCCCGTAGGCGTACACCAGCACCTTGGGCGCGTGCTCCCTCCTGGCCGCGACCGGGTTCCCCTCGGCCCTGATGTCCTGGATGTCCGCCCAGGCGAGCCGCCGCTGCTTGAACACGCCGTGCACGTGGATGGCTTCGAGGTCCGCCGTGGTGGAGGAGCGCAGGGTGGTGTAGAAGATCCAGCCCATCAGCCCCGCCCACGCGACGAGGAAGGGGTACGTGAACGAGGTGGGCAGCCCGTCGAGTTCGAGCAGGCCCTTGGCCAGGCCCAGAGTCCCGGTGACGAGGACCGTGAGGACCGTCACCATCCTCGGCCGGCTCATCCGGTACTCGCGTGGCAGTCTCTCGAACCCCGTGCTCACCGACTCGCTCCCCCCGCCCCGGCCCTCGGCGCAGCACCATGCTGTCGCCCCGACTTCCTTGTGTCGAGGGGTATATGACGCTTGCCACACGGACAGGGGGCACGGTCCCGGCGACAGGCGCTAGCGACGGCCTGCGAGTGCCCGGGCGAGGTAGGGCGCCGTCCGGCCCGCCGCCCGGGCCACTTCTCCGGGCGGCCCGCAGGCCACGATCCGGCCGCCCTCGTCACCCCCGCCGGGGCCGAGGTCGATCACCCAGTCGGCGCCCGCCACCACGGTCATGTCGTGCTCCACGACCACGACGGTGTGGCCGGCGTCCACGAGCCCGTGCAACTGGCGCATCAGCACCTCGACATCGGCCGGATGCAGTCCCGTCGTCGGTTCGTCGAGGAGGTAGAAGGTGTGCCCCCGCCGGATCCGCTGCAACTCGCTCGCCAGCTTGATGCGCTGGGCCTCGCCGCCCGACAGCTCGGTCGCGGGCTGCCCGAGCCGCAGATAGCCGAGGCCCACGTCGAGCAGGGTGCCGAGACTGCGCGTGACGGCCGGGGTGTCCGCGTCGGCGAAGAACCGGGCCGCCGCCTCCACCGTGAGATCCAGGATCTGCGCGATGTTCCGTCCCCGGTAGGTCACTTCGAGGGTCTCGGGGTTGTACCGCGCCCCGCCGCAGTCCGGGCACGGGGCGTACGTGCTGGGCAGGAACAGCAGTTCCACACTGACGAAGCCCTCGCCCTGGCAGGTCTCGCAACGGCCTCCGGGCACGTTGAAGGAGAACCGCCCCACTCCGTAGCCGCGCGCCCCGGCCTCCTTCGTCGCCGCGAACACCTTGCGCACGACGTCGAACAGCCCGGTGTAGGTGGCGAGGTTGGAGCGGGGAGTGCGGCCGATGGGCTTCTGGTCGACGCCGACCAGCCGTCCGACGCCCGGCAGTTCCCCGGTCACCTCGCCGATCAGCGTGGACT
Proteins encoded:
- a CDS encoding PH domain-containing protein, translating into MSTGFERLPREYRMSRPRMVTVLTVLVTGTLGLAKGLLELDGLPTSFTYPFLVAWAGLMGWIFYTTLRSSTTADLEAIHVHGVFKQRRLAWADIQDIRAEGNPVAARREHAPKVLVYAYGRDGRRMLLPFLDNLHVNVGREVGALLEAWEELRGDDWAPSPEAAVRIDRRDTLRRALLSGVSTALLAVIPLTVLMLLPLFVDLPGWLEPVLRPFVVVVAGPALVFAVAATASYRKRTRDR